Sequence from the Methanosarcina siciliae T4/M genome:
CTATTTCTTGTTTCTTTCACTTTAGCTTTATTTTGTACTTTATATCTATATAAGCATGATTCTTTAAGTAATATGGTTACTATATATTCAAGGGATAACCAAGTTCTAATGATTTCTTATTCGTTAGTGTTTTTATTGATCTCATTAAGCTTAATTCTTTTTTCTGTAAGGTCATCTCTATATATGAGGCCCATTGCTTATTTTTTACTTAGTGCATTTTCCATATCTTTAATTTTAGTGAATGTGTTATTCATTCCAAATTCCCATAAATATAATGTGTTAACGCTTTTATCTATTGTTTTTATTAATTTTAGCTTAAGATTGACTCCTCAGCTAATGTACCCAGATCTAGTAGGAATAGATCCTTGGATTCATAGAGAATATACTAATTATTTAATCAATTTTGGCCATATAGAGAGTGGGAATAATTACTCAGGAATGCCTGCATTTCATCTTATTATCGGCATGACTTCTATTGTGACAGCACTTCCCTATAAATCTGCAGCAATTGCGTCAATTACTTTATTACAAGTTATTAGTTTTTCATTAATATATCTTATGGGAAGGTATATTTTAAATTCTAAAATCGGGTTCTTTGGAGCTGTCTTATTGTCTACATCACCGACTTTAATTTCACTTGGATTTTGGATACATCCCACAACATTTGGTTTAATTATTTCTATAATTTTAATATTCTTATTAATTAGAGATAAAAGTAATCAAGTTACAAATGTAATTCTGAGACTAATCCTTGCTTATTCAATAATAATTACTCATATGCAAGTAGGACTTTCAATAACCATTTTATTAGCCACTTTTCTAATTGGAAAATTTATTTATAGCCATATATACTCCATAGAGATTAGCGAAAAAACTGGAACACATTTTTTATTGTTATATCTTATTTTGATGTTTTCTTGGTGGATGTATATCTCAGGCCATTTTTTTCAATTTTTTCACTTAGTGGATACTGCACTACATTTTGACGTATCTCCTTCTAATCAAATAATAACAGTTCCCCATAAGTTTAATTTAAAGGAATATGTTTTAAAACTGGTTCCTTTTTTAGCATACTTTGGACTATCTACTATTGGTTTTTTATATTCTATTTCCAAAAAATCTAATCCAAAATTTTTTGCAATAACTTTGTGTGGTTTTTGTATTTTATTAGTTCCTCTGACATTATCACAAACTGAACTAGGTGGTTTATTGGGAGAACGTTGGCTATATATCTCTCAAATAGCTTTAAGCCTTGCCGCTGGGGCAGGACTGTTTATACTAATTTCTAATCCTTCAAACAAATTGAAACAAACTTTATATTTTCTATTTATACTTATAATAGTTTTATTAAACATATTAAATCCTTCTGCAAATACTGATAATCCAGTAATCTTTGAAAACACAATTTCACCTTCAGCATCCTCTGAAGGAGAGCTAAATTCTGTTTATTTCACTTCATCGTATGTAAACACTTCAATTTACGCTGATTTACTTCTATATAAACCTCTAAATACAAAATTTAAAATGAATTCTTCTAGAATAGAACCTATCATAAACAAAGAAAAACTCCTAGAAACAGACGGATTCTTTCTTATTAAAAAAGAAGGTTTAGATCAGAAAACGGAAGGATTAACAGGACAATTAGATTCTAACTTAATGCTTCTTGATAATAAAAGTTCTGGATTTATACAAATATACGATAATAGTGCAGTTTGTGGGTATATCCATGCAAGAAAATAGAAAAGTTATTGACCTGATAAACTCTTTGAATTGTAATTAAAAATTCATTATTTAAAAACAAGTAACATATATCTAAAAGAAAATTTGCTATTTCAGAGAGGCAGTTTATGAAATATATATCAAATAAGCATCTCATTATAGTTCTTTTTTCGTTGATATTTACAAGTTTAGTCTATAATGTTGCTATCGAATCTGAGAAGCAAATGTTTAGGAATATTTATTATCCGATTATGGGAAACAGTGTTTCCAATGTAGTGATCAACGAATCTGGTATCCCAATGATAGATTATGGGTACTCAAACGAAATCTATGTTGGTAAACAAATTAATCCTGTTCTAATCAGCCAACAAGCTCTTTATTATGAATATGAATACCAAAGAGGGAATGAAAGTTGTAAAAAATTATTTTTGAACAATGCAAACTACTTAGTTGAAAGTGCAGTTCAGTATAATAATTATACACTATGGCAATATAATTTCCCTTGGCCACCATATAATTTGACAAGTCCATGGGTATCTGCAATGGCACAAGGGCAAGGTGTACAGGCATTAATTAAAGCTTATAATATGACTGGTGAGGATAAATATTTAAATTCTGCACGTTTGGCTCTTAATTCGTTTTATATTGATGTTGAGAATGGAGGCGTTACTTATAAAGATCGAAATGGTTGGTGGTATGAAGAATACGTAACTGGTACAGACGTGCAACCAAGAGTTCTTAACGGAATGATCTTCTCATTATTTGGAATCTATGAATACTACAGAATTACAGGGGATGAAGATGCGAAGTTTTTGTTTGATCAGGGGATCATTTCTTTAAAGAATAACTTATACAAGTATGATTCAGGAGATTGGACACATTATGATGCAATAGGTAACAAGGCAGGTATATCTTATAATAAAGTACACATAAACCAGATGTTACAATTGTACGAAATAACAGGTGATTCATTTTTTAAAGAATATTATGAGAAATTCAACAAATATGACCAAAGTCCAATATCTACTTTAAAATCTAAAAAGTTGGATTACATATTATACATATCAAACTTTATTTTTTTGTCTTTAACCCTTGAGATGATATCTAGTCTTAAATTTAAAAAATACGTGCGCAATATTTATAGTCGTCAGATTAAATAATGTGATATACTTCGGCTAGAAAAAAGACCAATTATAAAAGTTTAACGTTTTTAATTTTTATATTTATTATAAATTTATTGTATATCTCATAAAATACGTATATCTATTAGTTTTAAGTGATAATATGAATAAAGTATTAGTATTGTGTTATGATTTCTCTCCAACAGGTGGGACTGGTATTTTAAGAACTTTAAAATTTTGTAAATATTTGCCTCAAAATCAATGGATACCAGTAATAATTCACGCAAAAAATAGAAATATATTAAAATTTTTATCTAATAGTCCCGATATTATGTTCAATTGTAGGAGATATAGTAGTCTCCGATCTAAACTTTTTGAATATATAGGTATCCTTTCTGACCGTTATTTAAAGAGCTATAGATATATATTTTTGCCAGATATACATATATACACTATAATACCGACCTTCTTAAAAGTTCTCAATATAAGTCGGCGTGAACAGATCGATTTATTATATTGTTCATGCTCACCATACAGTTTTGCTATATCAGGAGTTCTTACAAAAAAAATAATTAACAAGCCACTTGTTGTTGATTTACGTGATGCTTGGACACTTAATCCTTATGAATATTACCCAACTATATTACATCGTAAGTTTGATGAGATGCTAGAACGATTTGTTTTTAATAATTGTGATAGTATTATTATGGTTGCAGATGTAATTGAAAATAAATACATAGATAAATATGGGGAAACTGTAAGTAATAAAATTCATACTATACCAAACGGTTTTGATTCTTTAGATCTACAGTTAATCGAACCAGAAAATGATAAATTTATAATAACATACACAGGGAGCTTTTATGGCATCAGAAAACCAGATTCCTTTTTAAAAGGACTTAAAAGATTTGTAGAATCTAATAAGCCAAATGATATTGAAATACATTTTTATGGTAATTCTAGTAGATTAGTAGAGGAACTTGTAAATAAATACAACCTTAGTAGATACGTATTTAGCCATCCATTTATTAAAAATAAAGAAGTCTATTTAATACTAGCCAAGTCACATTTGCTTTTATTTATAGAGCCTTCAAGTGCAACCCCTACTAAATTATTTGAATACCTGTCATCGGACAGACCAATTTTAGCAATAATTCCTGAAGGAGAAGCCTCTAAATTGATAAGAAAATATTCTATTTACTCTTGTACTACTCCAGAAAGTGAAGATAGAATTGCATTTTTTATTGAGAAATATTATAACTCTTGGAAAAATGGTCTTTTTAAGATACACTCTACACGCACGGAATTCATGTCTGAATTTAATCGAGAAAATCTAACTAAGAGGCTTTCAAATATTTTTGATCATTTATGTAATCAGTAAAACAGCAGATCCAACATAACAAAAGAATTAATATGAAAATTCTATCAATAATCGGCGCTCGCCCACAATTCATAAAATGTGCTCCTCTTTTCCGTGCAATTCGCAAAGAGCACGAGGAAATCCTTGTGCACACAGGCCAGCACTATGATCCTGAAATGTCCTACATATTTTTTAATGAATTACAAATCCCTGAACCTGATTACAATCTTGGTGTCGGTTCAAGCATCCACGGCGAACAAACAGGAAAGATGCTTATTGAAATCGAAAAGATCTTTCTCAAAGAGAAACCGGATCTTGTCCTGGTATACGGAGACACTAATTCCACTCTGGCAGGAGCACTTACAGCCTCAAAACTACACCTCAAAGTTGCGCATGTAGAGGCAGGTCTTCGCTCTTATGACAGAACCATGCCAGAGGAAATAAACAGAGTGCTCACAGATCATGTTTCAGACCTTCTTTTTTGTCCCACAGAAACTGCAGTTTTAAACCTTAAAAAAGAAGGGATTACAAGAGGAGTTTATAATGTTGGAGATGTGATGCTGGATTCTTTAAAATATAATATAAAAGTTGCAGAACGAAAAGCTACGACCCTAGAAGATATGGGACTCAGTTCAAAAGAATATTTAGTTGCAACTGTCCATCGGGCTTCAAATACTGACAGCCTCAAGAATCTTTCATCTATAGTTAATGCCTTCTGTGATGTTGATATTCCTATCATATTCCCGGTACACCCAAGAACTGAGAAATACTTGAAACATTATGGACTCTGGGACAAATTATGTGAAAAAGTAAAGGTCATTCCTCCTCTTGGATATCTGGAGATGTTAAAACTCATGCTCACTCAAAGAAGATCCTTACGGACTCCGGAGGGATTCAGAAGGAAGCATACATACTTGAGGTGCCCTGCATAACCATGAGGGAAAATACTGAGTGGATGGAAACTGTAGAGGACGGAGAGAATGCACTTGTTGGTGCGGATTATGAGAAAATCATGGATGCAATTTTAAATTTTGAAGGGGCTAAAGTAAAAGGAAATGTTTTTGGGAATGGGAATGCATGTGTAAATGTTCTTAAAGTTTTAATGACTATTTTTTAAAAATAAAAAAGAACGAAATTTAAATATGGGATTCTGTACAATTGCAACAAATCTACTTTTTGTCATTATTTTTTTAAAAATGTGATAGAATGACATATGATAAATTTATAAAAGAGGTAGGAATTATAGGAATCACACAGGTTTTAATCTAACTAGGAGTTCTGCAGTTAGGTCTTAGAATATCGTTTTTAATGACTTGAGACTTTGCCAATTTCACTATTACTACTTTAAAATCAAATTAAAAGCATCAAATCCCTTTTATAAGTATCATTGGTATAATCAGCAGCTAATTCATAGCTTTTGCCTGTTTTCAGGGTCTTTATTAGTTCTTGAAGGATAATCTTTTCATTCGATTTGATCAGTTCTCCATGTTTAGTTTTTTAAGATGGTATCGTAGAGATGTTTCGCAAGCAACATTCTGATACTGTGTTGCAACAGAATGAACAGAATTCCTGTTGACTGACATACTCAAAACGGTACGAAAAACATCTTCACTTGTAAGAGAACCGTTGATCTTGATTGTCACATGGTCAGTGAGAAGTCTTAATACGGTATCAATACATCCTTTTGCTTTTAATTCAAGTTTAGGATTATTTCCGGGCTTATATGATAAAAGAGACATAGGAGGGGCATTTTAATCATATATAAGGGTATTGGAAAACCGTTTTTATGAGGAAATGAAAATTAGCGAAGTACTGGGGCTATTTAAAAGTCCTCAACCAATTAAAGATATTTCAAAACTATAGAAGTTAAAGATAAAGTCGGGAATTAAATGTAAAGTCAAGATATTGATGTGAAGTGTTCGAATAAAAGTAGAAACTGACAAGGGCAATTTATTCTGCAAACTCTTTTTTTCAGCAATTTCGGAAAAGGCCGCCCGCTTTGCGGATGGTGAGGCCCCCCTGTTATCAATACGAGGAAGGAAACTACCAGATTTGAATCAGCAGTAAACCCTCTTACAAAAATCAGATTCATTTCAAACAATATTTCAAGCAATATGACAGGAATCCTCCTGAGCCGGAAAATGAACTCCATATTTTGTAGAAGCGGGATGGAAATTAAAGTCAGGACCCATGAATCTTATTAAATCTCAGAATAGTATATATTATAAAACTCCAGATATTTATCTGGATAATTAACAGGTTTACTAAACTGGTTTTAAATCCGATACAAATTCTGATAATTACATTGATTCCGGTAATACCGTTAATTCCGGCAATATGGCAATACCGACAATTCCGGTAACACCGGCAATATCTATATTCGTGGATATGAGGCAAAAAAATGGCAAAAATGGCAAAAACGCTCAAAACCCTTGAAAAAGCCGCAGAGGAGAGTACCGGTAAAGGCAGGGTCTTTTTCGATATGGGCAAATATGAAGAAGCCCTGCAGGCTTACGGGGAAGCCGCCGAGACTTGGAAAGAAATGGCAGACCTCCTTTTTGAAAATGGGAAAGAGGAGAGTGGAAACATCTTCCTGGGAAAGGTCTTCGAAGCAGAGTCCCGCTGCGGGATGGCTTTTTTCAAGCTTGGAAAGTACGAAGAAGCCCTGGAAGTCGTTGACAAAGCCCTGGAACTAAAACCCGAAAGCTCCACAGAGTGGTCCAACCGGGGTTTTGTGCTTTCGGCGATGGGCAGGAATGAAGAGGCACTTGAAGCCTTTGATAAAGCCCTTTCCCTGGACCCCGAATCCCCCAAAATCATGACCAACAAAGGGGTTGTCTATTTCAGGATGGGGCTCCTCGAAAAAGCCCTGGAAACCTTTGACAAAGCCCTTGAAGCCGAACCCAAAAAGGCATCTGACTGGGCATGCAAACTTCCCAGATTCAGCTTCTTTTCCCGAAACAAAGCTCCCATCATGAGACCTGATAATGCTGAGGTCTGGCACTGGAAAGGCAACGTGTTTATGGAACTGGGAGAAAAAGAAAAAGCCCTGAATTCCTACAAAATGGCTCTGGAAAGCGACCCTGACCACCTGAACTCCCTCCTGTGCGGAGGAGCCCTGCTCTGTGAATTTTCAGAATACAAAGAGGCTTTCAAGTGCTATGTGAGAGCCCTTAAACTAAGCCCCGGAATCGAAGCTGCAAAACAGGGGAAAGAACTCTGCGAAGAAAAGATTAACCAATGAATGTGTATCAATCTAACGGAAGGAAGAAGGAAGAAACTTAAAATGTTTATAGTTGCAGAGGCTGTTCGGATACAAAAGGTTAAAAGACTTTAAGCATAAGTTTGCGTCAGGGGTTAAAAATGGAAGATACACTTCTCACTATTTTTCGGTTGAGCCTATTCGAAACCCTCTGCGTTACAGGCGCTCTTATCCTCACTGGCATGATTCTCGGAGTACTTGAGCATCGGGCTAATTTTTATGTCCAGAGTGTTTTCGGCATGAAAGGAATTATGGCGACAGCCTGGATAGGCACCCCGATCCACGAATCCGGCCACCTGCTTATGTGTTATCTCTTCAAGCACAAAGTAAACGAATTCAAGCTTTTTACCCTGAGGCCTAAAGACGGAGTTCTTGGCTACGTCAACCACAGCTGGAACCAGAAAAGCCTTTACCAGAACATAGGGAACTTTTTCATAGGCATGGGCCCCATATTCAGCGGAACCTTCGCCCTGATCCTCGGGATGTCTCTCTTCCTGCCTGATTCTTTTGCCACCTTTTCAAACTATCTGGCCCTTGATGCCGGGCAGCCTGACTCTCAGACGTTAGCTAGTATTTTAGTGCTGACAGCCCAGCTTTTTAAAAGCCTTTTTTCGGCAGAAAACCTGACTTCAGCCGGTTTCTGGGTCTATTTGGCTTTTGCAATAGCGATTTCCTCTCACATAGCCCTGAGCAAAGAAGACCTCAAAGGAGCAGCAAGGGGTCTGTTTACAATTTTCTTTTTCATTTTACTGGCCAATACATTTGCCCTGCTTCTCAATGCTGACTTTTCCGACTTTTTTAATGAAATCCTTACCTTAAACGTCTACATGCTGGCGTTTGCAATGGTTTCGGTTGTGTTTTCTTCAATCAGGCTGCTTTTAAGTGGTTTTGCTTATGCGCTTGTGTCCAGAATCAGGTGATGTGAAGCATATTTTCTTCCAATGATTTTCCTATGATTTCCTACTATCCCCACTGATTCCCCTAATACTCTCTTTACTATCTTCTCATGTTCAATGTATAAACCGATCAAATGTAAAATTATAGTCCAAATATACCAGAAAATAGAAATACAAAAGAAAATAAAAAAGAAAGTGTAAAAAAAGAAGAAGATTTTCCTGAACAGCAAGGGGGGATATTGTGACAGGTCGAAAAACACACATGACAGCAGGAGTTTTAGTCTCCTTTATCCTGATCTGGTATATGGTTCCGAAAGGTCTTGTTCTCAGCTCAGTGCTTCTTCCGATAGCTTTAGTGTCCTCTGCCCTTGGAGCCGTGCTGCCTGACCTGATCGAGCCTCCCAGAAACCGGCGCCATCGAAAGTTTTTCCATTCGCTTCTTTGCCTCGCACTTTTACTGCTGTATCTTAATCAGACCTGTTTAAGTCTGCTAACTGCCGGGACGGTAGATGAAGTTACGATCGGAATCTTTTTTGCAGGGGCCGGGTATGCTTCGCATCTGGTGCTTGATGCGCTTACGCCTGCGGGGCTACCGGTCGTTGGGTTGTAAGTGATTTTGAATTAGTTTTGACCCTGACAACCGTATTCACTATACAGAACCTTTCTTTTCCCGCTCGACGCAGGAGAGCGGTCGTCTCAAAAAATTGAAGAAACAAAAATGAGAGTGAAAATAGCCGAATTCCCTGCAGGATGTAAATCTATCCTGATATAAATAGAACTTAAACTTTCTAAAAATACTGGTTTTCAAATCATTCTTTAGTCTCAATTTTCTTTCTGTGTTTTGGGTAGGGCCGCCAGACAAGCTGGCGGAGGCCCTCTTATATCTCTCTGAATTATAAAACTATTTCCGGATTTAATATACCGCTAATCAAATCCAGCTACCTATGATGACTCAAAAATTTTGGAAATTTTCTCCAATAAGGCAACAGGAAGATTACTGTTAAGCTTCAATCTCTCCAATAATTAACAGTAAACTATAATCTTGGTTTTACTGTTAAATTTTAGCCTTTACAGTACTTTACAGTAAATTCAATAACATGAGACCCACTGTTAAATTTCCAAGTTTACAGTACTTTACAGTAAACTCCTCATTGAAGGCTTTAACAATTTAAGAGAAAAGCAGATTAAAAACCACTTTCTTTCCCGGTCATCTTTTCAATCTCAATCTTAATCACGCACAGCCTGTTAACCTTCCACTCCTCAAACTCAAAAGGCCCCTTTTTTCCGTAATGTTCGGAAAGCACGGTAAGTCCCTCGACTTTTTCATTGTAATCCTCCAGAAACTTTGCCTGACCGTGTCCGATAACGCTCCTGTAGCGGACGTTATAATTGCAGGGGTCATCAGCGGTGATGAGCTCGGTTTCGACAGCTGCTTCAAAACAGACCCTGGGGTTCTTTTTAAGGATCTCTATTTTCCTGCCTTTTTGGGAGCTGTGGAGGTAGATAGCGTTTTCCTTATAGCCGAAGGACATGGGGACTATGTATGGGGTTTCGGTATCGGAAAGGGCGAGACGGAGGAACCTGGCGGTTGAAAGGATGGCTTCGATTTGCTGGGGGTCATTGATGAGTTTCTGGCTTCCCATACTATTCACCTGAAAGAGATAGTTTGTGAAAAATCCTATAAAATTTACTAAACTGATAACTCTTCATTTTTATTTAAAATATTACATGTAAAACAATGTCAGATAAGATGAAACTATATCCTCTTCAAATTTCAGTGACAAAGAAATGCGCAGGAAATTGGATTATCTTTTCCGCTTAATAGATATAAAATTACTAAGAGCGTGTCTTAAAATTCAACTTGATCTCACAACGGAATTTAAAAGGATGAGATTTTTGTTTCTTTGACAGTTTTCATAGTTTTTTATTATCTTGTGCATCTAATCAGCTATTTTGTTTCTAAATCTGTTTCTCATAAATACAATTATTATATTTTAATATAATATCTAACTAAATAAATAAATGAATAAATATTAATCACAATAATAGTCGTTCGAGCTATTTAGCTACGACTCTTTAATTGAAGAGGTCTGCTTATACTCTTTAGCAAAAACCTGGTCTCTTCTCCTAATTTGAATTTTGTGGGGATACGTCTATGAAAATAGATAATAAGAGTTTGAATATAAGAAAAGCAGCATTTTTTCTAAGCGTTGATGGTTTGGTAATATTAATAGCTATAGGAATGCCTGCAGGCGCCAGTGAGGTCGAAGTTAAAAGTGTAGTTCCTGAGAATAACACAACTATGTTATTACAGGTGCCTGATGTGCGCCAATCCGCCAACTACTCGTGTGGAACTTCATGCTTTCAGGCTGTAGTAAGCTACTGGGAGGTAAAGATATGGGAGAAGGCCAGTTTATTGAGCTCGTCAACACTACTCTCGGAAAGACTGACCGCAAGGGCACCACCCCCAGCGGCATCGTAGAAGGGGTAGAAAAAATGGGGCTTAGAGCCGAGATTAGGGAGAACCTGACACTGGACGATTTGAGAGACTCCATTAATAAAGGCATTCCGGTAATAGTTAGACTCCAGGCCTGGAAGAATGCGGATCAATCCTGGGAAATGGATGCGAGCAGTCACTACATGGTAGTCATAGACATAGACAGCAAAAATGTGTACTTTGAAGACCCATGGATACTTGGCAACAGAGGGTATATTCCACATGATGAGTTCATAGAACGCTGGCATACTTTCAGTTATGCATCTCCTACAGCTGCTGAAAAAACAAAAATGATTCATATGGGAATCTTTATCATTGAGACAAGCCTGCACAAAATCCCTATTTCATACATGTGGACTAAATCCAGGTACCAATATGCTTGAATGTGTCCGGAATTGAGAATGTCCAGAATTGAGAAATCCAAGATCATGTCTTAAAATTAAATTTGAGTCTGCATTTGGGACGGAACTTACACACTTGAACTGAAGAATGGTATCATTAAGCCGTTAAACCGACATTCTGCAGATGTACATAAATGTGTAATTTATTTGCCTATTTGCTCAATTTTATTCGTTTAAAGCAAGATGAGCTTTTAAGTTACTGCCCTGCTGAGAAAATAGGTGGTATTGTTGTGTATATCTGAGGAAAGTCAAATTAATAATTCTTCTGCAACTGTTTTTTTGATTCCGTGCCCCCAACGATCCGTGGTTGAATTGGCAGAAAAACCCATGACAACCCTTAAGTATAATATTCTCCCTTTTTTTCGGTAATGTTAAGTTCTACCACAAACCACACGGAGTTCAATTTACCTGTATCCGTAGTAGTTGTAGTAGTGGTAGTACTCGCTTGAGCAAGAAAAAGAAAACATTCTGGCTCAAGTGTGCTGTTTTTGCTTATTATACTGAATAGTGCGTCCTGTGCCAGTTTTGTTTCTTTCCGGGAGTTTTAAGATGAAAGAAATGAGCGGAGCAGAAGTCCTGATTAAGTGTCTGGAGGACCTTGGTGTCAAACACATTTTTGGCTATACCGGAGCAGCAATACTTCCGGTATTCCACGCCCTCAGGCATAGTGATATTGAGATCATAGTTAATTCCAATGAGCAATCGGCAACATTCAGCGCAGCAGGTTATTCACGGTCAAGCAACAGGGTAGGTGTAGCCATAGTCACGTCCAGACCTGCCATAACTAACACGCTCACCAGCGTTGCCGATGCTTATGGGGACAGCATACCCCTGCTTGTATTTGCAGGACAGGTCCCTGAGCATAAGATAGGCACCGATTCCTTCCAGCATATTAACGTCAAAGGTATTTTCAGGGATGCGGCCAAA
This genomic interval carries:
- a CDS encoding D-glucuronyl C5-epimerase family protein, with amino-acid sequence MGNSVSNVVINESGIPMIDYGYSNEIYVGKQINPVLISQQALYYEYEYQRGNESCKKLFLNNANYLVESAVQYNNYTLWQYNFPWPPYNLTSPWVSAMAQGQGVQALIKAYNMTGEDKYLNSARLALNSFYIDVENGGVTYKDRNGWWYEEYVTGTDVQPRVLNGMIFSLFGIYEYYRITGDEDAKFLFDQGIISLKNNLYKYDSGDWTHYDAIGNKAGISYNKVHINQMLQLYEITGDSFFKEYYEKFNKYDQSPISTLKSKKLDYILYISNFIFLSLTLEMISSLKFKKYVRNIYSRQIK
- a CDS encoding glycosyltransferase; this encodes MNKVLVLCYDFSPTGGTGILRTLKFCKYLPQNQWIPVIIHAKNRNILKFLSNSPDIMFNCRRYSSLRSKLFEYIGILSDRYLKSYRYIFLPDIHIYTIIPTFLKVLNISRREQIDLLYCSCSPYSFAISGVLTKKIINKPLVVDLRDAWTLNPYEYYPTILHRKFDEMLERFVFNNCDSIIMVADVIENKYIDKYGETVSNKIHTIPNGFDSLDLQLIEPENDKFIITYTGSFYGIRKPDSFLKGLKRFVESNKPNDIEIHFYGNSSRLVEELVNKYNLSRYVFSHPFIKNKEVYLILAKSHLLLFIEPSSATPTKLFEYLSSDRPILAIIPEGEASKLIRKYSIYSCTTPESEDRIAFFIEKYYNSWKNGLFKIHSTRTEFMSEFNRENLTKRLSNIFDHLCNQ
- a CDS encoding tetratricopeptide repeat protein translates to MAKMAKTLKTLEKAAEESTGKGRVFFDMGKYEEALQAYGEAAETWKEMADLLFENGKEESGNIFLGKVFEAESRCGMAFFKLGKYEEALEVVDKALELKPESSTEWSNRGFVLSAMGRNEEALEAFDKALSLDPESPKIMTNKGVVYFRMGLLEKALETFDKALEAEPKKASDWACKLPRFSFFSRNKAPIMRPDNAEVWHWKGNVFMELGEKEKALNSYKMALESDPDHLNSLLCGGALLCEFSEYKEAFKCYVRALKLSPGIEAAKQGKELCEEKINQ
- a CDS encoding metal-dependent hydrolase, yielding MTGRKTHMTAGVLVSFILIWYMVPKGLVLSSVLLPIALVSSALGAVLPDLIEPPRNRRHRKFFHSLLCLALLLLYLNQTCLSLLTAGTVDEVTIGIFFAGAGYASHLVLDALTPAGLPVVGL
- a CDS encoding pyridoxamine 5'-phosphate oxidase family protein — its product is MGSQKLINDPQQIEAILSTARFLRLALSDTETPYIVPMSFGYKENAIYLHSSQKGRKIEILKKNPRVCFEAAVETELITADDPCNYNVRYRSVIGHGQAKFLEDYNEKVEGLTVLSEHYGKKGPFEFEEWKVNRLCVIKIEIEKMTGKESGF
- a CDS encoding C39 family peptidase; protein product: MGEGQFIELVNTTLGKTDRKGTTPSGIVEGVEKMGLRAEIRENLTLDDLRDSINKGIPVIVRLQAWKNADQSWEMDASSHYMVVIDIDSKNVYFEDPWILGNRGYIPHDEFIERWHTFSYASPTAAEKTKMIHMGIFIIETSLHKIPISYMWTKSRYQYA